One Xyrauchen texanus isolate HMW12.3.18 chromosome 2, RBS_HiC_50CHRs, whole genome shotgun sequence genomic window carries:
- the LOC127617570 gene encoding histone H2A-like, with translation MSGRGKTGGKARAKAKTRSSRAGLQFPVGRVHRLLRKGNYAQRVGAGAPVYLAAVLEYLTAEILELAGNAARDNKKTRIIPRHLQLAVRNDEELNKLLGGVTIAQGGVLPNIQAVLLPKKTEKPAKK, from the coding sequence ATGAGCGGCAGAGGTAAAACCGGCGGTAAAGCGCGAGCAAAGGCTAAAACTCGTTCCTCCAGGGCAGGACTGCAGTTCCCCGTCGGTCGTGTTCACAGGCTGCTCCGCAAAGGAAACTACGCACAGCGCGTTGGTGCCGGTGCTCCTGTTTATCTGGCCGCTGTGCTCGAGTATCTCACCGCTGAAATCCTGGAGTTGGCTGGAAACGCCGCTCGGGACAACAAGAAGACTCGTATCATTCCCCGTCACCTGCAGCTGGCAGTGCGGAACGACGAGGAGTTGAACAAACTCTTGGGTGGAGTGACCATCGCTCAGGGTGGTGTGCTGCCCAACATCCAGGCTGTGCTGCTGCCCAAGAAGACCGAGAAACCCGCCAAGAAGTAA
- the LOC127617454 gene encoding histone H3, with amino-acid sequence MARTKQTARKSTGGKAPRKQLATKAARKSAPATGGVKKPHRYRPGTVALREIRRYQKSTELLIRKLPFQRLVREIAQDFKTDLRFQSSAVMALQESSEAYLVGLFEDTNLCAIHAKRVTIMPKDIQLARRIRGERA; translated from the coding sequence ATGGCAAGAACTAAACAGACCGCTCGTAAATCCACCGGTGGAAAAGCCCCGAGGAAGCAGCTCGCTACTAAAGCCGCCCGTAAGAGCGCACCAGCCACCGGCGGAGTCAAGAAGCCTCATCGTTACAGGCCCGGTACCGTGGCTCTGCGAGAGATCCGCCGTTATCAGAAGTCCACTGAGCTGCTGATTCGCAAACTGCCTTTCCAGCGTCTGGTGAGAGAAATCGCTCAGGATTTCAAGACGGATCTGCGCTTCCAGAGTTCCGCTGTCATGGCCCTGCAGGAGTCCAGCGAGGCTTATTTGGTCGGTCTGTTTGAGGACACCAACTTGTGTGCCATCCATGCCAAGAGGGTCACCATCATGCCCAAAGACATTCAGCTGGCCCGCCGCATTCGTGGAGAACGAGCTTAA
- the LOC127617895 gene encoding histone H4 produces MSGRGKGGKGLGKGGAKRHRKVLRDNIQGITKPAIRRLARRGGVKRISGLIYEETRGVLKVFLENVIRDAVTYTEHAKRKTVTAMDVVYALKRQGRTLYGFGG; encoded by the coding sequence ATGTCTGGAAGAGGTAAAGGCGGTAAAGGACTCGGGAAAGGAGGCGCCAAGCGTCACCGCAAAGTGTTGCGTGATAACATCCAGGGAATCACCAAACCCGCAATCCGTCGTCTCGCTCGCCGTGGCGGTGTCAAGCGTATCTCCGGTCTGATCTACGAGGAGACTCGCGGTGTGTTGAAGGTGTTTCTGGAGAACGTTATCCGTGATGCCGTCACCTACACTGAACACGCCAAGAGAAAGACCGTCACTGCCATGGACGTTGTGTACGCGCTGAAACGACAGGGACGAACTCTGTACGGATTCGGAGGATAA